AGAGCTCCACATAAACACTTAGAGAGTTGTCTGGCTGTCTCGCAATTAGCACGAATTTCTTCTTGCTTCTCAAATTCAAACCATTTGGGGCACATCTGTCATTTACGTTTTTCCAAACACCTTTGGACAAATTGAACCTACTCATTTGTCTTGTTTTGATTTACCCCCCGGCAAATGatcatttcttttcctttatggTAAAAGCATGACAAGGTAATTGACAGCTTCCAGTCTTTGCCAAACAATCGTGCATTTATTTAGGGGCGTTTCCGGTAAGATACAAATAAGCAAGTAAATTAAATGATCCTAAATgtgatatgtgtgtgtgtgtttttataATTCAAGTGCCCGGATCAGTTTACTCGTACATCAATTAATTCCAGAAGAACAATCCCACCGTCTAATTGTGAAAATCTCAATTAGCGCCAGACTAAAGCTCCGGATGGAAACATGATAAGATGTTTTGCCTCCAACTGATTAGATGAAAGAAATTGTGAAAAGGATGACACGTACAGTCTGGAAATATTCTGTAGGGCCAAAGTTTCTAATCACTCTAGAAGTCAAGAGGaacatgaaaatacataaaGGGCTCAAAAAATTATTGCTCTGTCTTTGATTGTTTTTAATCTTTTAGTTTATGCACTCAGATACTTGAATCCAAGAAAACACGAATTCCCCAACAACACTACTACTCCCACATCTGCAGCTTCCACATGCACCTACCTGCCCACACCACAGTGCCTTAATTTTTAAGCAAATGAAAACAAGTTAAAAACACCTGAAAATGAGATGATGAGAgtatagaaagaaagaaaaaaacagggGATTTTTGTCTATTCTATTTGGAAAATTGTTCTCCTTCGAAAATACAATATAACATTTGAGATCGAGGAGAGAAACAAAAGGATAACATATCTTATTTCACACTCCTTGGCCCCTTCTCTCTCAACACACAACATTTTTTTCTACAGAGACATGCTTGATTTTTCAACTTACAACAAAGAACCCTTCCCCACCCTGCTTTCTGAAATGGAAAACACTCTTACTATAACACCCACTCACTCTAcctatatactatatatatctAGAAAGAGgcaaaaataaagagaaattggcaaaaccaaaaaccaaaagcaAAACCCAGAAGACCTGAAGTTCAAAATTACAGAGGTGTTTGCATTGTGATGACTAAAGGACTAGTGACAACATGTTTACCATCAGACCAGATTATGGAGCCACTTTTGGTGCTAGAACTCCCGGGGGACAACTTGACCTTCACAGCCTCCACCCTCACCAGAAAACTCAGCCGCTGCCCCACCCTCCTGAACACCAACTTCTCCGGCTCTACCGTCACCAGGGTCCCGCTCGGCGGCTTCACCGCCACTTGATACACTGCATTCGCGTCGCCAACGTTCGTCGCTGTCCTTATGAAATGCGTGGACATCTTCCTCCTCCCATATTGCTGAAACACAGCAGTCAGCGACGGGTAATTCAAGTTCCCGATATGCCCTGCCTTTTTCGCCCCTCTGCAATCCGCATTCTTCCTTGTGATCGCTTGTATGTTTTTTGTCGTGTAATTCGAATTACATAGAAAATCCACGTAATCGTAGGAATTCATGTCGTAGACTAGACCCGGATCCATAGCCTTCTGCGGGTGGACATGGCCCGCTCCGAAATCCATGACCGTGGAAGAATTCCCGGTCGATTCATCTCCTATCGTTCCTCCCCGATTGTCCACCGTGTATGCAGTCGTCATTAACGCCGACCTAATTGCAGCTGGACTCCACTCAGGATGAGCTGCCTTCAACAATGCAGCCAGACCCGAAACATGAGGACATGCCATAGAAGTACCAGAAAGTATGTTAAATTCTGTTTGCCGTTTATCCGATGGGAGACCGGATGGCCCAACTCGATCCGGCCAAGCGGCGAGTATGTTCAATCCAGGAGCAATAATGTCGGGTTTCAGTATCTCGGGTGTCTCCGGGTTAGGACCACGGGCCGAAAACGAGGCAACAACAGGGGCGGGTCGGACATGGAGTCGGGTCCCTTGAAATTCTATAGTGGCAGTAGGTGGTGACTTTGATTTCGAAGCAGAGGTTATGTATTTCCTTATCTCGTCACCGGATGACGCACCGACGGCGGTCGCTGGGATGACGTGGCAGTCAGCGACCAACCCCTCGCCGTCAAAAACTCCGTTAGCTAAAATCATTCCGATTCCACCCGCTTTTTGAACTACTTCGCCTTTAGCCGCTCTCGAGTTGATTCCACGATCGCATAACACGATTTTGTTTTTCACGAAATTGGGGTCTAAAGAACCTTCTAAGCATAGCGATGAGGAGTAGCCGTCGGAACCTTCATTCCCGGCGTAAATTAGCGGGTAGAGACGTCCAGGAGCTAACCCTGGCCCACCGTAGACACTCACGCCTGGGATAATTTTCCCGTTACCGAGTTTAACATTGGCGGGGAAATCCCTATCCAGCGTACCAGCGCCTACCGTGGTGACCCAGGGGGCCACGTTTGTAACGGTGAGGCCGCCAGGGCCACCATTGCCGGCTGAGGCGGAGACGAAGACGCCAGCATCGGAGGCTCCGAACGCGCCTATCGCGATGGCGTCGAGGTAGTAAGGGACCACGACGCCACCGACAGACAGGGAAACGACATCGACACCGTCTCTGACAGCGGCGTCGAAGGCAGCGAGGATGTCGGAGTCGTAGCACCCGGCGTTCCAGCAGACCTTGTAGGCGGCGAGACGGGCTTTCGGAGCCATCCCCGCCGCCACTCCGCGCGCGTAACCTAGCGTAGACGCCGGGAACACGTACCTGTTGAAAATGTTTGTTAGAATTTCTATAAACGAGACAACACCACAACTATAAATTATAACACAACAATACTAcattattttagcaaaaattgATAATCGCAACATGTATACAATAATTTGTACCATATGAATGTGACGCTACGTGAATTGTGATTGATGGTTTTTATCCAATTAACCAATTATGTTGTGCTAATTAGTACTCCTATGTTGTGTAATGTAGACAAAATAATTGGGTATAGAAACACAATAACATGCCTAACATATGCAAACATATCTACGAGCAGTTCCTCGTGGATAGTTAAAAGCGAACAATCTATCCACGAGGAACTGTATCGTAATTAGTTAGCAATGAAACATTAATTAACACAAGTTGTACATGGTGCGTTCCtatactcaatttttttttcccggcaGTCCATACTTAAATTAAAACcgaaaaatttctgaaaattttcctttttcccttttcaaacaaatcagaaactatttttgttacacacaaaaaaaaaaaaaagtaataaattccAACAGTACCTCCCGGCGGCGATGGATGCCGTGTGGGTGCCATGCCCGTCAGAATCCCTCGGCGACCGATACTCCGTGGTTTCGTTCATCTTCCCATTCGTCGCCTCATACCCGTCACTAAAATACCTCGCTCCAATCAGCTTCCGATTACACGACGTCGTCGGAAAATCCTTACCggaaacacactcacctttccACTTACTCGGCACCGGCAAAAGATCCCTGTCATTAAAGCTTTGCCTCTCCGGCCAGATCCCAGTGTCTATAACCCCGATCACAAAATCCGACCCGAAATCCGACTCCTTCAACAACCCGGCACTGTCCCTGGTTTTTAACCCGAGAAATTCAGGGGATCTAGTGGTTTCAAGTTTTCGAATTTGTTCGGGAATGACGGCGACTATGCCGGAGAGGGATTCGAGGTTTTTGGCTTGTAAAGGCGAGAGCTTTGCGGAGAATCCGTGGAAAATGGTGTCGTAAGTGTGGATAATGCGACTGGGGGTTTGgtcagtggtggtggtggtggtgggggagagGGAGGTGAGTGTAGATTCGTACCAGTGCTTGTGGGTTGGGAAGATGGAGGGCTTGGAGTCGTGGTGGACGCGGACTAAGaaggttttggagagagaggaggtggggaggaggaggaggaggaggaggaggaggaagagggagaggagagggaggtggGAGAGGGTGGCTGGAGAGATCGACATTGAGGTGGCTGGGTTGGTCTTGGTCTGGTGGTGCTTGTGTATCAGTGTATATATGgagttttggagagagagagagagaagaggaggaggaaggtggGGTTCGTGTGCGTGTGCGGCTGATGGAGGGTAGGGGGTACAGttgcaatgagtgaagagagtgAAGTGAGGAGAACATGGTAAGTTTGGAGATAATATTATTCAGTATGTTGAGAGCAACCTGGGGTGGTGCTGTGCCTTCTCAATCATCCAAAAGTATCTTGGATGGATtagatttaaaaataaataaatctctTTCTgaaaagagttaaactcttccgtggaaaatttcttttaaaatctaaaccattaaTTACCGAGACGGATAATCCGGATGTAGCTGTCACCATGCACAGCACCACCCTGGATTATTGCTATGCAAACACAGGGTTGAGGTCCTATTCAGTGTTAAAGTCTCCAGTTCGGTCGAGTTTCGCCCATTTGTGGGTTCACAATAATGATCAAACTATTTAGTTTCAAATTGCGCTaatcttgtaaaaaaaagatATGTAACACAGGATTGCAACCCATTTAACACATTTTACATGAGCTTAATACATTTTGAAATTATATCAAAAGATATAAAATAAACGTGAATTTTTAATGGTCAATGTTCTCGGCAAGTTTTAAACGATGAACGATTTTGATTGTTGTTGTAGACCCAAATGAACTCACAAATGGGCGAAATTTGACCGGACTGGAGGCTATTAACACTGGACAGAGCTCAGCCCGCAAATATAACAATCCACCACCAGTTTTAAAGATTAAAATTTTATGAAGGCTGAATAATTTTAACAGAAATTGGGGCCACAGGTAGTCCATGTTGGAAGTCATGTAGGGTTTGCAACATCAACATGTATGCAAAGTATTTtctcaagtaaaaaaaaaacatgtatgcAAGTGAGATGGATTGGATTGGACAAGTGAACGTGATATTATCCATTAATAGTTCATGAAAACCGCTACGTAGTGTTTCAGAATTCGGATCACTCTATAATCACATATTCTCGCAGGGTTCACGACTAAGTGTAAAGACTTCACTCGAATTAAGGATTACACATAAATATGTGGCTCTTGAGTGGTCCAAAGCATCACGCGACGGTGCTCCCAGACAACTGAATAATTCCTCGATGCTGAGTGGCAGTAATCTGAACTTTAATTAATTTCATCTTTCGTGGTTAGAAAATCGCATTTTGCTAGTAGTTTCTTCCTTTAGTCCCTTTGAAAGCATGTTTTATTTCACAATTGGGGTGACCTGGGTGATTCTTTATGGGATTAGTAATTATACCTTAATACTCCTAATATTTTTGAGTTAACGATACCGTACTATATATACTGGATATTCCATAATCCATATCACCTTATTAGATGAATTATATTCTATAAATGTTCAAACTTATAGATCATCTCTTTTTAATCTGGTGCTACAATGAATCTCTCTTTTTGGAATCAACCACGGTGTCCTGGCTTTCCCTTTCCATTTATCCCCTACATGCTACGAATCCATTCCATGTTGTCATACTATTATTGGGTCAAGGATTATTCTAACATCCGCCCAAAGGGTGTAGGATAATAGATAAAAGGTATTCAgaaaatgtgtattgatatttgtgaaagtgtattaatattcGTGAGATATACATTGATATCAgaatttgtttgaaattatgtgCGTATTATCCTCCGCCTGCCTAGTGGGCGGAGGTTAGCAAAACTGTTATTgtcaaaaacccaaaacctacaCCACTAATTAACCAGGGGTTATGTTTATATATAGGATTATGGGTCTTAAGTGTAGTTAAAACTGTTCCGATTTAGGTTCACGTGAGCTCCCACTAGCGTCATATTGCTTGCTGCTTGATTGTTAATACTAGTGGTATTAATTAATAGGACTAAGGTTTTTTAATCTTTGAGAGATACTTATTTACGAAAGAGTCGTGAATAAGTTGTTCACGGAGACGACGGAAAATTTCATCCTTTCATTTCCACAATCCCTGGAAAAGTGCTTTAATACCCcggatcttcttcttttttaaatttcgaccgttcaaaatatttttagatgCACACAATTTATCTCTGtaaaactttttaaatttttctcttAATCTTTTAGTGGGGTAGGAGTATAAATTTTCACCTCATAATCTTCAaactcattttcaaaaaaaaaaaatcttcaaactCCTTTCCTGTTTTGGTCGGTAGCACTCCACTCTACGTGGCTGCCATTACCATTAAAAAATGATACTGTAGAGTATTGGGTTTGGTGGGTCTTAAAAGCCCCAAAATGAAATCTGAGACAGTAGTCGTCTGGGTCCTACACGTGTTCTTGTGCGTAGCGGAGCTGAATCTCCACACGTGCCACTTCATTTTTTACCTTGCTCTGTTTTCCCAATTTTACCTGCCAAATTTGTAAAGTGACATCAATGGTATTACAAAGGCCTCAAAATGAAATTCTCGTGCCGTGTAATTTCGTCTCGTGTGTGCCAAATGTTTATGAGGTTTGCACTTCTCTTATCCTATACATTGTTATACTAACCAACACTCATTAACAACTTACATCCACTGTTTTTTTCCATAAATAGGATCTGTAGGTCAACGACTTATGTGCACCTCAACTACTCCGGTGCAACCAACCTAGTTAATTGTTCTTCAACTGCAGTCTCAGTGATTACTCCTTGAATGACTTTCTATTTTGTTGTTGTCACTTGACAGAGAGTAATTTCATTAAAAGATTTTGAACTTAATAAATACATTAATTGTGGCCTCTGAAGATAATTAACTAGACACGGCACACCCATACAGCGTACGAGGGGTCATTACTTATATAGATAGAAATTACTCCGATTAAAAGCAGAAAAAgagtacgtacgtacgtacctGTTCCGTTTTGGGGGTATTCCAATTTTGAAAACAGGTCCACTTTCAATTTGCATGGATGGATGGATAAGAATTCATATGATACACTAGGTTATGGCCCACTTGATGCCTGGCGTGGGCCCCAGTCAATGGAGCTTCTGCGCATGCATGGCCGGCTAGGACAGTTGTCTGATCATCTTGAATCATAATTGTC
This DNA window, taken from Rhododendron vialii isolate Sample 1 chromosome 8a, ASM3025357v1, encodes the following:
- the LOC131335531 gene encoding subtilisin-like protease SBT1.5, whose amino-acid sequence is MSISPATLSHLPLLSLFLLLLLLLLLPTSSLSKTFLVRVHHDSKPSIFPTHKHWYESTLTSLSPTTTTTTDQTPSRIIHTYDTIFHGFSAKLSPLQAKNLESLSGIVAVIPEQIRKLETTRSPEFLGLKTRDSAGLLKESDFGSDFVIGVIDTGIWPERQSFNDRDLLPVPSKWKGECVSGKDFPTTSCNRKLIGARYFSDGYEATNGKMNETTEYRSPRDSDGHGTHTASIAAGRYVFPASTLGYARGVAAGMAPKARLAAYKVCWNAGCYDSDILAAFDAAVRDGVDVVSLSVGGVVVPYYLDAIAIGAFGASDAGVFVSASAGNGGPGGLTVTNVAPWVTTVGAGTLDRDFPANVKLGNGKIIPGVSVYGGPGLAPGRLYPLIYAGNEGSDGYSSSLCLEGSLDPNFVKNKIVLCDRGINSRAAKGEVVQKAGGIGMILANGVFDGEGLVADCHVIPATAVGASSGDEIRKYITSASKSKSPPTATIEFQGTRLHVRPAPVVASFSARGPNPETPEILKPDIIAPGLNILAAWPDRVGPSGLPSDKRQTEFNILSGTSMACPHVSGLAALLKAAHPEWSPAAIRSALMTTAYTVDNRGGTIGDESTGNSSTVMDFGAGHVHPQKAMDPGLVYDMNSYDYVDFLCNSNYTTKNIQAITRKNADCRGAKKAGHIGNLNYPSLTAVFQQYGRRKMSTHFIRTATNVGDANAVYQVAVKPPSGTLVTVEPEKLVFRRVGQRLSFLVRVEAVKVKLSPGSSSTKSGSIIWSDGKHVVTSPLVITMQTPL